The following proteins are encoded in a genomic region of Burkholderia gladioli:
- the egtD gene encoding L-histidine N(alpha)-methyltransferase: protein MYETSELFRANPNSASRPPARTPFLRDLLDALGSRPRSISPKYFYDAAGSALFDRICELPEYYPTRTEHAILAAHAGEIAQAIGAEANLIEFGAGSLSKIRFVLDACLAAEPPASYVPVDISAAYLRESAAALRRHYPALEVQPVAADYLQPEAMRELARVPDRRVGIFFGSTIGNFSNREADTFLGRTAALLAGGGLLIGVDLVKDTAVLERAYNDAAGVTAAFNLNLLARANAELGADFDLDAWRHRAFYDSRLQRIEMHLVSLRAQTVKVGGQAFEFAEDETIHTENSRKFTLDGFREMAERAGYVPRKVWTDEAQLFSLHWLESPAR from the coding sequence TTGTACGAGACCTCTGAGCTGTTCCGCGCGAACCCCAACAGCGCGAGTCGCCCGCCTGCCCGGACCCCCTTCCTGCGCGACCTGCTCGACGCGCTGGGCAGCCGGCCGCGCAGCATCTCGCCGAAGTATTTCTACGACGCGGCCGGCTCGGCGCTGTTCGACCGGATCTGCGAGCTGCCCGAGTACTACCCGACGCGCACCGAGCACGCGATCCTGGCGGCGCACGCGGGAGAGATCGCGCAGGCGATCGGTGCCGAGGCGAACCTGATCGAGTTCGGCGCGGGCTCGCTGTCGAAGATCCGCTTCGTGCTCGACGCCTGCCTGGCCGCCGAGCCGCCCGCCAGCTACGTGCCGGTCGACATCTCGGCGGCCTATCTGCGCGAGTCGGCCGCCGCCTTGCGTCGCCACTATCCCGCGCTCGAGGTGCAGCCGGTGGCGGCCGATTATCTGCAGCCCGAAGCGATGCGCGAGCTCGCGCGCGTGCCGGATCGCCGGGTCGGCATCTTCTTCGGCTCGACCATCGGCAATTTCTCGAACCGCGAGGCCGATACCTTCCTGGGCCGCACCGCCGCGCTGCTGGCCGGCGGTGGTCTGCTGATCGGCGTCGACCTGGTGAAGGACACGGCGGTGCTGGAGCGCGCCTACAACGACGCGGCCGGCGTGACGGCGGCCTTCAACCTGAACCTGCTGGCGCGTGCCAATGCCGAGCTGGGCGCCGATTTCGATCTCGACGCCTGGCGTCATCGCGCGTTCTACGACAGCCGGCTGCAGCGCATCGAGATGCACCTGGTCAGCCTGCGCGCGCAGACCGTGAAGGTCGGCGGCCAGGCCTTCGAGTTCGCCGAGGACGAGACGATCCACACCGAGAATTCACGCAAGTTCACGCTCGACGGTTTCCGCGAGATGGCCGAGCGTGCCGGCTACGTGCCGCGCAAGGTGTGGACCGACGAGGCGCAACTGTTCAGCCTGCACTGGCTGGAAAGCCCGGCGCGCTGA
- a CDS encoding nicotinate phosphoribosyltransferase translates to MHSTEAGGLAAILANPILNTDSYKASHYLQYPPDATAMFSYVESRGGRYERTLFFGLQMLLKEYLYRPVTHAMVDEARDFFALHGEPFNEAGWRRVVERYDGYLPVRIRAVPEGSVVPVGNALITVECTDPELFWLASHVETMLLRIWYPVTVATRSWHLRQTIRHWLERGDEDLSQLPFKLHDFGARGVSSAESAAIGGAAHLVSFMGSDTVLGVLAANRFYREPMAAYSVPAAEHSTITSWGRDGELEAYRHVLAHCAKPGGIVSVVSDSYDLFAALDLWGGPLRQQVIDSGATLVVRPDSGDPETIVLATVRALDAAFGASVNRKGRRVLNHVRVIQGDGVNEASIEAILASLDAAGYSAGNVVFGMGGALLQQVDRDTQRFAMKCSAIRRGEVWHPVGKDPVTDPGKRSKQGRLTLQRHRGTGAYRTVAMPAAWDDHAVEGEWEDALRTVFDTGRLLEEVTLAEVRARAHAHEAASEARQPEAEDVPVPLA, encoded by the coding sequence ATGCACAGCACCGAAGCCGGCGGCCTCGCCGCGATCCTTGCCAACCCGATCCTCAACACGGATTCGTACAAGGCCTCCCACTACCTGCAATATCCGCCCGACGCGACGGCGATGTTCTCCTACGTCGAATCGCGCGGCGGCCGCTACGAGCGCACGCTGTTCTTCGGCCTGCAGATGCTGCTCAAGGAATACCTGTACCGGCCCGTCACGCACGCGATGGTGGACGAGGCCCGCGATTTCTTCGCGCTGCACGGCGAGCCCTTCAACGAGGCCGGCTGGCGCCGCGTGGTGGAGCGCTACGACGGCTACCTGCCGGTGCGCATCCGCGCGGTGCCGGAAGGCTCGGTGGTGCCGGTCGGCAATGCGCTGATCACGGTCGAATGCACCGATCCCGAGCTGTTCTGGCTGGCGTCCCATGTCGAGACCATGTTGCTGCGCATCTGGTACCCGGTGACGGTCGCCACTCGCAGTTGGCATCTGCGCCAGACGATTCGGCACTGGCTCGAACGCGGCGACGAGGATCTCTCGCAACTGCCGTTCAAGCTCCACGATTTCGGCGCGCGCGGCGTGTCGAGCGCGGAGTCGGCCGCGATCGGCGGCGCCGCGCACCTGGTCAGCTTCATGGGTTCGGACACGGTGCTCGGCGTGCTGGCCGCCAACCGCTTCTATCGCGAGCCGATGGCCGCCTATTCGGTGCCGGCCGCCGAGCACAGCACGATCACCTCCTGGGGCCGCGACGGCGAGCTCGAAGCCTACCGCCATGTGCTGGCGCACTGCGCGAAGCCGGGCGGCATCGTCTCGGTAGTGTCCGATTCCTACGACCTGTTCGCCGCGCTCGACCTGTGGGGCGGCCCCTTGCGGCAGCAGGTGATCGATTCGGGCGCCACCCTGGTGGTGCGCCCCGATTCGGGCGACCCGGAAACCATCGTGCTGGCCACCGTGCGCGCGCTCGACGCCGCCTTTGGCGCGAGCGTGAACCGCAAGGGGCGCCGCGTGCTGAACCACGTGCGTGTGATCCAGGGCGACGGCGTCAACGAGGCCTCGATCGAGGCGATCCTGGCGTCGCTCGACGCGGCCGGCTATTCGGCCGGCAACGTGGTGTTCGGCATGGGCGGCGCGCTGCTGCAGCAGGTCGATCGCGACACGCAGCGCTTCGCGATGAAGTGCTCGGCGATCCGACGCGGCGAGGTCTGGCACCCGGTCGGCAAGGACCCGGTCACCGATCCCGGCAAGCGCTCCAAGCAGGGCAGGCTGACGCTGCAGCGCCATCGCGGCACCGGCGCCTATCGCACGGTGGCGATGCCGGCCGCATGGGACGACCACGCGGTCGAGGGCGAATGGGAGGATGCGTTGCGCACCGTGTTCGATACGGGGCGCCTGCTGGAGGAGGTGACGCTGGCCGAGGTTCGCGCGCGTGCGCACGCGCATGAAGCCGCGAGCGAGGCGCGGCAGCCCGAGGCCGAGGACGTGCCGGTCCCGCTCGCCTGA
- a CDS encoding bifunctional nicotinamide-nucleotide adenylyltransferase/Nudix hydroxylase: MSTQSRRFDALVFIGRFQPPHRGHLHVLKAALAQAPRVCVLVGSTDRPRTIKDPFSFDERRQMLESMLDADERERVMIVPVQDSMYNDTDWVRWIQQAVAAALGEAAATGRVGLIGHEKDASSYYLRMFPQWPFVEVEPNEDISATEIRAQYFAERPNSFVSWAVPAPVFAWLEQFQTRPEFAQLKSEAEFIAAYHRKWAAAPYAVTFVTVDAVVVHSGHILLIRRRSAPGQGLWALPGGFVEQDERIDAACIRELREETGLKLPEPVLRGSLKDRQVFDHPTRSLRGRTITHASLFHFPTGELPRVKGSDDADKARWVPLNEFETMRERMFEDHFDIAYHFLGKL; the protein is encoded by the coding sequence ATGAGCACGCAGTCCAGGCGCTTCGACGCGCTCGTCTTCATTGGTCGTTTCCAGCCGCCCCACCGTGGTCACCTGCATGTCCTGAAGGCCGCCCTGGCCCAGGCGCCGCGCGTATGCGTGCTGGTCGGCTCGACCGATCGCCCCCGCACCATCAAGGATCCGTTCTCGTTCGACGAGCGCCGCCAGATGCTCGAGTCGATGCTCGACGCCGACGAGCGCGAGCGCGTCATGATCGTCCCGGTGCAGGACTCCATGTACAACGACACCGACTGGGTCCGCTGGATCCAGCAGGCGGTGGCCGCTGCGCTCGGCGAGGCCGCCGCCACCGGCCGCGTGGGCCTGATCGGCCACGAGAAGGACGCCTCCTCGTATTACCTGCGCATGTTCCCGCAATGGCCCTTCGTCGAGGTCGAGCCGAACGAGGACATCTCCGCCACCGAGATCCGCGCGCAGTATTTCGCCGAGCGCCCGAACAGCTTCGTGTCCTGGGCCGTGCCCGCGCCGGTGTTCGCCTGGCTCGAGCAGTTCCAGACGCGGCCCGAGTTCGCGCAGCTCAAGTCGGAAGCCGAGTTCATCGCCGCCTATCACCGCAAGTGGGCCGCCGCGCCCTACGCGGTCACCTTCGTGACCGTCGACGCGGTGGTGGTGCACTCCGGCCATATCCTGCTGATCCGCCGCCGCAGCGCGCCGGGGCAGGGTCTGTGGGCGCTGCCGGGCGGTTTCGTCGAGCAGGACGAGCGCATCGACGCGGCCTGTATCCGCGAGTTGCGCGAGGAAACCGGGCTCAAGCTGCCCGAGCCGGTGCTGCGCGGCTCGCTCAAGGACCGTCAGGTGTTCGACCACCCGACGCGTTCGCTGCGCGGGCGCACCATCACGCATGCCTCGCTGTTCCACTTCCCCACCGGCGAGCTGCCGCGCGTGAAGGGCAGCGACGATGCCGACAAGGCGCGCTGGGTGCCGCTCAACGAGTTCGAGACGATGCGCGAGCGCATGTTCGAGGATCACTTCGACATCGCCTATCACTTCCTCGGCAAGCTCTGA
- a CDS encoding sterol desaturase family protein: MIDALLASADNLIGTVQTALYVDLVQPLLFRAHLMDYDEDIYDALYWVIVAVCEIALTWALLRPLEAWRPIERWPERRAVRADVWYTWIAKLGVVNGLFFVYLQPLFNHAETWMQVHRIWNVNLDAFWPGVSDRPLVSFAIYGLALDFAGYWYHRWQHRFGVWWELHAVHHSQRRMSFWNDDRNHFLDVLIQAAFFALLALLIGVQPGQYVVLVAVGNTLQSIQHVNARLSYGWLLERLLVSPAFHRRHHAVEYGHTGVAYGCNFGVLFPWWDMLFRTADWTRRIEPTGISDQLPGDAGPGRDYGEGVWAQNWLAFMRIASRIRLACGRAFAARSA; this comes from the coding sequence ATGATCGACGCGCTGCTGGCTTCGGCCGACAACCTGATCGGCACCGTGCAGACGGCGCTCTACGTGGACCTGGTGCAGCCGCTGCTGTTCCGCGCCCATCTGATGGACTACGACGAGGACATCTACGACGCGCTGTACTGGGTGATCGTCGCGGTCTGCGAGATCGCGCTGACCTGGGCGCTGCTGCGCCCGCTGGAGGCCTGGCGGCCGATCGAGCGCTGGCCCGAGCGCCGCGCGGTGCGCGCCGACGTCTGGTACACCTGGATCGCCAAGCTCGGCGTGGTCAACGGCCTGTTCTTCGTCTACCTGCAGCCGCTGTTCAACCACGCCGAGACCTGGATGCAGGTGCATCGCATCTGGAACGTCAATCTCGACGCGTTCTGGCCCGGCGTCTCGGACCGGCCGCTGGTCTCGTTCGCGATCTACGGGCTCGCGCTCGACTTCGCGGGCTACTGGTACCACCGCTGGCAGCATCGCTTCGGCGTGTGGTGGGAACTGCATGCCGTGCATCACAGCCAGCGCCGCATGTCGTTCTGGAACGACGACCGCAACCACTTCCTCGACGTGCTGATCCAGGCCGCGTTCTTCGCCCTGCTGGCGCTGCTGATCGGCGTGCAGCCCGGCCAGTACGTGGTGCTGGTGGCCGTCGGCAATACCCTGCAGAGCATCCAGCACGTCAATGCGCGCCTGTCCTACGGCTGGCTGCTGGAGCGGCTGCTGGTGAGCCCGGCCTTTCATCGACGCCATCACGCGGTCGAGTATGGGCATACCGGCGTGGCCTATGGCTGCAACTTCGGCGTGCTGTTCCCGTGGTGGGACATGCTGTTCCGCACCGCCGACTGGACCCGCAGGATCGAGCCGACCGGCATCTCGGACCAGTTGCCGGGCGATGCGGGCCCGGGCCGCGATTACGGCGAAGGCGTCTGGGCGCAGAACTGGCTCGCCTTCATGCGCATCGCCAGCCGCATCCGGCTGGCTTGCGGGCGGGCTTTCGCGGCGCGCTCGGCCTGA